The window ACCGCGCCGGGTGGTAGACGCGGACGAAGTTGGTGGCGACCAGGCCCATCATCTCGTCGCCGGACTTCTTGATGTCGCCGTTGATCACGATGTCGTTGGCCGATCCGATCGTGATCGACTGCGAGTAGGTGCCCCTGACGGCGACGTCGGCGCAGGTCGCCGGGTTGTCGTAGTTCTCGTTGCGCGAGTAGCCGCAGGCGCCGCTGCCGGTGACGTAGATGACGCCGTTGGGCGGCGCCTGCGCACCCGTCAGCGGCTTGGTCACCATGTTGCCGCTGCAGGTGACCTGGTTGGTCCTGCTCCAGGTCTGGCTCGTGTAGACGTCGACGACGTCGTTGCGGAAGTCGAGGCAGGTCTGACCCGTGAACGTCCAGGCGGGGGTCGCGAGGGTCTGCAGGTTCGTGTTGCCGTCGGGCAGGTCGAGCGTTGCCGCCGGCGTCGTCTTGGGGCCGTTGAAGACCGGCGTCGACGTGCCGCAGCCGGACGCCGAGATGTAGCCCGGCGACGACCCGGCGACCTCGAACTTGTCGCTCTTGCCCACGCGGCCGAAGGTCGGAGACCCGCACGTGACGATCGACTCGTCGTTGGTGTGCATCGGCCCCCTGATCCTGTCCACGTTCTGGAACTGGATCACGACGCACGCGCTGCCGCGCCTGCTACGTGGGTTGTCGCAGTTGGCGGCGCCCGAGATGATCGGGTCCTGCGTCTCCCACTTGGTGAAGTAGATGTAGTCGACGAAGCCCTGGCGGCGGAACGTGCCGATGACCGACCGGTAGTGCCCGTTGGCGCGGCCGGTCGCGCGGATCCGCAGGTTGCCGTTCTGCAGCGCGGTCGTCGATGCGGCGGTGCCCGTCTGGCAGGGAACGGCGGCGCCGGTCGTGACGCTCTTGGTGTTCAGGATCTCGATCCGCCACTGCTCCTTGGTCTTGGCCTGGCCGTCGGCGTTGGTGACCGTCGCCCACGACGGGTTCCTGTCGCCCTCGAGCGTGACCGGCGCCGCCGAGCCATTGGAGAGCGTGACGTTGGTCGCGCACCTCTGCCAGAAGGTGTCGGGGCTGCGGGCGAGCTGGTAGGCGTACCACTCGACGCCGGCCTGCGCGGCCTCATAGGCGCGCTTGGTGTCCTGGTCGTTGCGGCCGAAGGCCGTGTCCTGGTTGACCGCGGCCCACGCGGCAACCACGAACATCCCGAGGATCATCATGCTCACCATGACGGTGACCAACGTGAACCCGCTGTCCTCGCGGGCGCGCTTGAGTGACTTCAGCACTGGGTTCCCTGCCCTGGGTTGCTCGGATCGACCTGGCCGATGACCGACTGCGCCTCGATCGGCGCGGCCGAGTCGGTCGCCGACGTCTTGGTGCGCGACGGCAGCGACGTGAGGTTCGTCTTGATCGCGACGATCGTCCTCAGCGTGACCGCGTTCGTGCCCGGCGCCGTGATCGGATTGGCGGCGACCGTGCCGGCGGTCGTGTCGAAGGGGTAGTAGGTGAACAGCGTCGTCCCGTCGCCCTGCGGCTGCATGTTGGTGCCGATGACCTTGGTCTTCGTGGGCGTCGCCGGGTAGACGAGCGTCGAGTCCGTCGACGAGGCCTGACCGCTGTAGCTGTACATGTCCTCGTAGACCGTCTTGGTCGCGGAGTCCCAGCGGATGCGGTACTGGACCGGTGAGTCCTCCGGGCCGCCGGTGTTGCCGGTGAACGTGATCGAGTTGGCGGAAGCGTTGGTGATCGGCGCCGTGTTGTTGTTGCAGACCCCGGCTTGCAGCAGCGAGCTGATCACGTCGGTCGTGATCCGCGCCCGCTGGGTCGCGTCGAGGCGGTCGGTGACCTTTGCCGTGTTGGTCAACCCGTTGGTGAAGACCATCAGCACCGCGGTCAGCACGATCGACCCGATCGCCAGCGCGGTCAGCAGCTCGATCAGCGAGAAACCGTCGTCGTCGCGCAGCAGCGCGCGTGCCCGGGTCAGCATGTCGCACCCGACTTCCAGTTGCCGGAGCCGGTCCCGTCGACGATCGGGGTGAGGTTCACGGTCGTGCTCCTCGCGCCGCCCTGAACGGGACTGATCGCCCCCGCGATGGTGCTCGCGTAGTTGGTCCTGGTGGCGGCGACGTACTTCTGGACGCAGATGTTGTAGGTGCCGGCGGGGACGTGGAAGACGTACGGGCCGGCCGACGTGGTCGTGTCGATCGCGGTGCTGTCGATGCAGTACCTGTTGCTGTCCTGGTTGATCAGCCGCACGTACGTCACCGAGCCTCCGCTCTGACCCCTCACCGTCGACATGGCGCCGCTGAAGCTGACGTTCGCCGTCGGGACGAGCACGTCGACCTGGGTCGAGTCGGCACCGGCCGGGATCCTCACCTGGGGCGGCGTGTACGACGCCGGCGGGGCGTTGCCCTTGCAGCCGCCCGCGTAGATCGTGTAGGCCTGCGTGTACGGGAAGAGCTCGCTGACCTTGGTCGGGGTGCCCGCGGTGGTGATCGGCAGGATGTAGGGGTCGAGCGGCGTGTTGGGCGCGACCGAGGCGGTCTGGTTGTCGAACATCCGCGTCTGCAGCAGCGTCGGGTCGGTCGGCTTGGTGATCAGCGAGTTGACGACGCCGGCGCCGATGCCGCCGCTCGGCGCGGTGGGCGTGCCGGCCGTGGTCGGCACGACGGCCTGGCCGTTCTCGTCGACCCAGCGGATCGTGGCGCGGCCGGCCCGGTCCCACAGGCGGTCGACCTGGGCGGTCTGGCCGGCGCCGATGACGACGTTCTCGCTCGGCGTCTGGATGCCGTTGCGGTCGACGTAGTCGCCGCTCGTGCCGTCCCAGGAGACCCCGAGGGTCCCGGCGGCCAGGCCGGTGAACAGCGCGCAGCCGGTGTTGTCGGTCACCGCGGACTGGCCGTTGGACAGCCGCACCGAGACGCCCGACACACCCGCGCCCGGATCGGTGTGGAGCTTGACCATCAACGCGCCCGTGGCGAGCGCCTCGACGCCGGGCGAGACGTAGGACTCGAGCGTGACCGGGTTGGTGGTGTGCCCGGGCCACGTCACGTAGCTGGTGGTCTTGAGGTACTCCACGCGGTCGGTGCTGGAGTCGCACCTCGCGACGCCGGCGTCGCGCACCCACTCCGCGGTCGAGTGGACCGAGAAGTTGATGTCGTTGATGGTCTTGGTGTAGGTCCTGTCGCGCTGGTCGAGCTGGGCGACGCTCATGACGCGCATGCCGTCCTGGTCCTCCTGGGCCAGGCCGGTGGCGGTCGCCCGCATCCGCGTCTGCGCCGAGGTGTTGGAGGACCTGTCGATGACGTTGAGCGTCGCGGTGGCCAGCACGACCACCAGGACGGCGCTCACCATGACTTCGATCAGCGCGAAGCCACCGTCTCCGGAGAGCCGGTCGCGTAGGCCGCGCGGGCGACTGCGACGCGTTGTGGTCATCACTCCCATCTGATCGGCACGATGCCCGCCGCCACATAGCAGCACCGGACGAACGTCCAACGGTCCGCCACCGGACTCGAACCTCCGTCCATCCGCTCTAGACACGCGCGCTCGGAAGCGCTGTCGATCGACCAGGTGGTTCGTACGCGATATGGGCAAAGGGCGCCGCGCTTAACCCGGAGTTCGTTCTTTCTCTTGACAAACCTAATCTTTAGGTGAGAGGGTCCACGTCGAGATGGGTCATGAAGGGTCCGGATCGCTCGAGTCCCTGCGCGAGCGCAACCGGCGGCGGGTGCTGAGCGCCCTCCGCGTCGCAGGGATCACGTCACGCGCCGAGCTTGCTCGGCGCACGGGTCTGTCCCGTACGACCGTGTCCTCGTTGATCGCGGACCTCGTCCGCGACGGCCTCGTCGCCGAGCGCGTCGACCACTCCGCCGCCCCCGGTGCGCAGGGCGGCCGCCCGCCGGTCCTGGTGTCGCTCGACCGCCGCGCCGGCGCCGCCGTCGGCGTCGACTTCGGCAAGAGCCACGTGACGGTGGCTGTGGCGGACCTCGGTCATACCGTCCTCTCGGAGGTCCGGCGCGAGCTGCCCTCCGACCACCGCGCCGAGCAGGGCCTGGACGCCGCGAGCGAGCTGGTCGAGACCGCGCTGGCCGAGGCCGGCATCGACAAGTCCTTCGTCCTCGGCGTCGGGATGGGCCTCCCGGGCCCGGTCCACGCCGACACCGGCACGGTCGGATCGACGTCGATCCTCCCCGGCTGGGTCGGGATCACGGCCGCCCGCGCGATGAGCGACCGCCTCTCGCTGCCCGTCCGCGTCGACAACGACGCCAACCTCGGCGCGCTCGCCGAGCACGTCTGGGGCGCCGGCGAGGGCGTCGACGACATGATCTACCTCAAGCTCGCGACCGGCATCGGCGCGGGCCTCGTGCTCAACGGCCGCCTCTACGTCGGCGTCGGCGGCACGGCCGGGGAGATCGGGCACACGATCATCGACGAGCACGGCCCCGTGTGCCGCTGCGCCAACCGCGGCTGCCTCGAGACGCTCGCCTCCGGCGCCGCGACCGTCGACCTCCTGCGCCCCACGCTCGGCGAGGACCTCACGCTGTCGCGCGTCGTCGAGCTGACCCTGGAGGGCCACCCCGCCGCCACGCGCGTCGTCGCCGACGCCGGGCGCCACATCGGCCGCGCGGTCGCCAACCTCGTCAACCTGCTCAACCCCAGCCGCGTGGTCGTCGGTGGCGAGATGGCCGCCTGCGGCGACGTCCTGCTCGAGCCGCTGAGCGCCGAGTGCCACCGCCACGCGATCTCCAGCGCCGGCGACGACGTCGAGGTGGCCCACGGGCCGCTCGGTGATCGCGCACAGGTATTGGGCGCTCTGGCCCTGGTGCTGCAGGATGCGGAGACGTTCTCCACGCCCGTCGATCACCTCCAGGAGATCCAGGCGTGAGCCAGAACACCTACAACAAGACTTCCCTCAATCCCTGTCCCCTGCACCTCGAGGAGGAGCGTGCTTTCCATGCGTAGTTCGAAGTGGGTGTCGGTCGTCGCGGCCGCAGCCCTCACGTTCGGCGTTGCCGCCTGCGGCAGCGACGACAACAACAGCTCGACGACGTCGAGCAACTCTGCTGCGAGCACCGGCTCGTCGAGCAGCGCCGGCAAGACCGGCAAGATCGCCCTGCTGCTGCCGGAGTCCAAGACGGCGCGTTACGAGTCCCAGGATCGCCCGAGCTTCACCGCGAAGCTCAAGGAGCTTTGCTCCGGCTGCGACCTGATCTACTCCAACGCCGATCAGGACGCCGCCAAGCAGCAGTCCCAGGCCGAGGCCGCCCTCACCAACGGCGCCAAGGTCATCGTGCTCGACCCGGTGGACTCCGCTTCTGCGGCGTCGATCGTGACGCGCGCGGCGCAGCAGAGGGTGCCGGTCATCTCGTACGACCGTCTCATCCTGAACTCGAAGCCGGCCTACTACATCTCGTTCGACAACGTGAAGGTCGGCCAGCTGCAGGGCCAGTCGCTCGTCGACAAGCTCAAGGCCGACGGCAAGAGCTCCGGCAAGATCGTGATGATCAACGGCGCCCCGACCGACAACAACGCCAAGCTGTTCAAGCAGGGCGCGCACTCGGTCATCGACAAGTCCGGCCTGAAGGTCGCCAAGGAGTACGACACCCCGGACTGGTCGCAGGACAAGGCCCAGTCCGAGATGGAGCAGGCGATCACCGCCCTCGGCAAGAACGGCTTCGTCGGCGTCTACTCCGCCAACGACGGCAACGCGGCGGGCATCGTGGCCGCGATGAAGTCCAACGGCGTCGACCCGACCAAGATCCCGATCACGGGTCAGGACGCGCAGCTCGACGGCGTCCAGCGCATCCTCGCCGGCCAGCAGTACATGACGGTCTACAAGGCGATCAAGCCCGAGGCCGAGGCCGCCGCGCAGCTCGCCGTCAACCTGTTGAACGGCCAGCAGCCGGCCAACGGCGTCGTCAACGGCAAGACCAACAACGGCACGATCGACGTCCCGTCGGTCCTGCTCAGGCCGGTCGCCGTGACCAAGGACAACGTCAAGGACACGATCATCGCGGACGGCTTCTGGAAGCCCTCGCAGATCTGCGTCGGCCAGTACGCTGCCGCCTGCAAGTCCGCCGGCATCCAGTAGCCAGAAGTAGCTGAAAGGGAGTTGCCCGAGATGGCAGAGACCACCCCCCTGCTCGAGCTGCGGGGGATCACCAAGCGGTTCGGCGCCGTTCGCGCGCTGAACGGCGTGGACTTCCGGGTCATGCCCGGCGAGGTCGTTGGCCTCGTCGGTGACAACGGCGCCGGCAAGTCCACGCTCGTCAAGGTCATCTCGGGCATTCACCCGGGCGACGAGGGCGAGTACCTGTGGGACGGGAAGAAGGTGTCCGTCAACACGCCCCCGGACGCAACGGGACTCGGGATCGCGACGGTGTACCAGGACCTCGCCTTGTGCGACAACCTGGACGTCGTCGAGAACCTGTTCCTCGGGCAGGAGGCCACCGCTGGTGGCCTCCTGGACGAGGTCACGATGGAGAAGAAGGCCAACGACCTGCTCGAGGAGCTGTCGGTCACCACGATCCAGTCCGTGCGCGGCGAGGTCGGGGCGATGTCCGGCGGCCAGCGGCAGTCGGTCGCGATCGCCCGATCCCTACTGGGCGATCCCAAGATGGTGATCCTCGACGAGCCGACCGCGGCATTGGGCGTGGCCCAGACCGCGCAGGTCCTGAGGCTGATCACCCGCCTCAAGGAGCGCGGGCTCGGCGTGATCGTCATCTCCCACAACTTGCGTGACGTCTTCGAGGTCGTCGACCGCATCTGGGTCATGCGCCTGGGTGCCAACGGCGGCGAGTTCGACGTCAACAACACCAACGAGCAGGAAGTCGTCGCCGCCATCACCGGGCTCACCGGCAACGGCAACCGCACCAAGACGGAAGGAACGGTGACCCAGTGAGCACCAGCACCGAACCGACGCCGCCCTCGACCGAGCCCACGCTGTCCGACGCCGCGGCGCAGAAGGAGTCGATGCCGACCGGCGTCAAGGACTTCTTCAACCGCATCCGGACCGGCGACCTCGGGTCGCTGCGCGTCCTGATCCTGCTGGCGATCGTCTGGATCATCTTCCAGTCCCAGGAAGACCGCTTCCTGTCGGCGACCAACATCGTCAACCTGTCGCTGCAGATCACCGCGGTCGCGCTGATCTCCGTCGGCGTCGTGCTCGTCCTGCTGCTCGGCGAGATCGACCTGTCGGTCGGCGCCGTGTCCGGCGTGACGTCCGCGATCGTCGCGGTGCTGAGCGTCCAGCACGGCTGGGCCCCGGTCCCGGCGATCGTCGCCGGCCTCGTCGTCGGCCTGCTGATCGGCGCGTTCCAGGGCTTCATCTCGACGCGCTTCAACATCCCGACGTTCGTCGTGACCCTGGCGGGTCTGCTGGGCTGGCAGGGCCTGCAGCTGAAGGTGCTCGGCGAGACCGGCACCGTGAACCTGAACCCGGGCCTGCTGACCGACCTGGCCGGCAAGTTCCTGGCCGACAGCACCGGCTGGATCGTCGCGATCGTCTGCGTGGTGCTGTTCGCGCTCGGGACGCTGCGCGGCTACCAGCGCCGCCTGGCCAGCGGGCTCGCTGCGCCGCCCGTCGCCCTGGTCATCATCCGCATCGCCGCCGTGGCGGTCGCCGCGTTCCTGTTCGTCTACGTGGTCAACAGGGACCGTGGCGTGCCGGTCGCGGTGCTGATCCTGCTCGGCTTCGTCTCCGCCTTCGACTTCTGGACGCGGCGGACGAAGTTCGGCCGCCACATCTACGCGGTCGGCGGCAACATGGAGGCCGCGCGGCGCGCCGGCATCGCGGTCTTCCGCGTCCGCGTGCTCGTGTTCTCCCTGGCCTCGATGATGGCGGCGGTCGGCGGCATCATGGCCGCGTCGCGCCTGCTGGCCGTCAACCAGTCCTCGGGCGGGTCGGACCTGCTGCTGAACTCGATCGCGGGCCCGGTCATCGCCGGCACCTCGCTGTTCGGCGGCCGCGGCAACGTGTGGTCGGCCCTGCTCGGTGCCCTGGTGATCGGCTCGATCTCCAACGGCATGGACCTGTTGGCCTACACCTCGGCCACGAAGTTCATGGTCACGGGCGCGGTCCTCCTCGGTGCCGTCGTCCTGGACTCCGCCGCCCGCATGGGCCGCGCGGCGTCCGGCCGCGTGTAGCGCAGCACAGCAACACGTACGCCTTGCAGAGGGGCGGCCGGTCTTCGGACCGGCCGCCCCTTTGTCGTCGTGGGGCGTCGGCGGCCTGACGCGACGCGCAGGCGCTCCGGGCGAAGCGGTAACTTGCGTCCGGATGCGTGAAACTGCGGTTTTGCCGGATGCACGGCGCGAGGCGATCCTCGGCGCCCTGGCGCGCGACGGGCGCGTGGTCGCCACCGAGCTGGCGGGCGCGCTGGGCGTGTCGGACGACACGGTCCGGCGCGACCTCGACGAGCTCGCGGCCGCCGGGCGCGTGCGGCGCGTGCGCGGCGGCGCGCTGCCCGCGGCGGCGACGACGCCGGCACGGCTGGTCGAGCGGCTCGGGCACGGGACGCCGGAGAAGGCGGCGGTCGCGGCGCGCGCCGCGGCGCTGCTGTCCGACGAGGACGTCGTGTCGATCTGCGGCGGGACGACGGCGCTGGCGATCGCCCAGCTGCTGGCGGTCGACGGGCACGCGCGCCAGGTGATCACGACGTCGCCGGACGTCGCGCTGGCGCTGGCCGACGCGCCCGGCGAGGTGCTGCTCGCGGGCGGGCGGATCGAGCCGGACTCGCGCACCACGGTCGGCGCCGAGGCGGTCGACGCGATCCGCCGCGTCCGGGCCGGCGTCGCGGTGCTCGGCGCGTGCTCGCTGCACCCCGCGGTCGGGCTGACGACCTACCACGCGGGCGAGGCCGAGGTCGCGCGTGAGCAGGCGCGCTGCGCCGGGCGGCTGATGGTCGCGACGGAGGGCTCGAAGCTCGGCTCGACCGCGGCGCACGTGATCGCGCGCGCCGACGACGTCGCGCAGCTGGTCACCGAGTCCTCCGCGCCGGAGGCCGAGCTGGCCGCGCTGCGCGCGCTGGGCGTCGACGTGGTGATCGCGTCGTGAGCTTCGTCAAGCCCTCTCCGCGCGCGGCGGTCACCACGATCTTCCTGCTCAACGGCACGCTGCTGGGCACGTGGGGCGCGCGGATCCCGGCGATCCAGGACAGGCTCGACACCGGGCCGGGCGGCGTGGCGATCGCGCTGGCGGCGCTGGCCGCGGGCGCGCTGATCGCGATGCCGGTCGCGGGCAGGATCGTCTCCAGGCGCGGCAGCACGAACGTGGTCCGGGTCGCGGTCGCCGCGCTCGGGTTGATGTTGGTGTTGCCTGCGGCGATGCCGTCGCTGGCGCTGCTGACGCTGTCGACGTTCGCGCTCGGGCTCGCGAACGGGTCCCTGGACGTGTCGATGAACGTGCAGGGCGTCGAGGTCGAGCGCGCGGCCGGGCGCGCGATCTTCTCCTCGATGCACGCGGCGTTCAGCGCGGGCGGGCTGGTCGGCGCGGGGCTCGCGGCGCTGGCCGTCGTCGCGGACGTCGGGCCGGTCGTGCAGTTCGCCGTTGTTGGTGTTCTCGGCGCGGCGATCGGCGAGTGGATGGCGCGGTCGCTGATCCCGGACGCGGCGCCGCCGGAGACCCACGAGGCGAGCGCGTCGCCCGCGGCCACGAGCGGTGGGCGCTGGGCGCTGCGCGGGCTGGCGTTCTGCTGCCTGTTCTGCGAGGGCGCGGCGATGGACTGGAGCGCCGTGCACCTGCGCGCGATCGGCGCGGGCGCGGCGCTCGCTGCGCTCGCCTACGGCGCCTTCTCGGTCGCGATGGCGACCGGGCGGCTCGGCGGCGACTGGCTCAACGCGCAGATGGGGCCGGTGACGCTGGCGCGCCGCGGCGGCGCGCTGGCGGGTGTCGCGATGGCGGTGTCGCTGCTCGTCGGCGAGCCGGCGGTCGGGCTGTTGGCCTACATCCTGGTCGGCGCCGGGCTGTCGGTCATCACGCCGATGGTCTTCCGCGCCGCGGCGACCGGCGGCGACGCCGGCCCGGCGCTGGCGGCGGTGACGTCGACCGGCTACCTCGGCCTGCTGTCGGGCCCGCCGATCATCGGCGCGGTCGCGTCGCTGACCTCGGTCCCGACGGCGCTGACGCTGATGATCGTGGCTGCGGCGCTCGTCGTCGCGGGCGCGGGCGCGCTGGCGCCGACCAAGACCACCAACAAGACCCCGGAGGTCGCATGACCGCGCTGTCCCTCTCCCCCGCTGCCGTCCTCTCCGACCTCGACGGCGTCCTCGTCGACTCCGGCGACTCGATCGAGGTCACGTGGTCGACGTGGGCGGAGTCGGTCGGGATCGAGCCGTCCGTGTTGCTGGGCTCGGTCCACGGGCGCCCGGCGCGCGACGTGATCGCCGAGTTCGCGCCGCACCTCGACGTCGCCGCCGAGGACGCGCGGATCGAGCGCATGGACATCGAGGGGCCGCCGGCGCGGCTGCTGCCGGGCGCACGCGAGTTGTTGATGGGGTCGAGCGTGGTCGGGTCGTCGTTCGCGGTCGTGACGTCGTGCCCGCCGGAGCTGGGACGCGTGCGGATCGAGACCGCGGGGCTGCCGATCCCGCGCGTGTTCGTGACGTCCGACCGCGTCCGGGCGGGCAAGCCGGACCCGGAGGGCTACCTGCTGGCGGCGCGCTCGCTGGGGGTCGACCCCGCGGCGTGCGTCGTCTTCGAGGACGCGCCGGCGGGCGTGGCCGCAGGCGCCGCGGCGGGCGCGACGGTCGTCGGGATCACGACGACGCACGCGCGCGACGAGCTGCTCGCCGCGGGCGCCGCGACCTGCGCCGCGACCGTCGCGGACGCGCTCTCCCTGGTCGCCGCTTCCCGGAGCTAGGCTCGCCCGGTCAGATTCCGCACGCAGTGCCGTGACATCTTCACGGCGGGAGGAGTCATACCGGGCATGACCACGCTTCTGAACCCCAAGCGCGCCGCCCTCGCCGCGGTGGCCGCGCTGGCCGTGGCGGCCCCGGCCGCGGGCGCCGCCTCCGCCCCCTCGGGCATCGACCCCGCGATCTACGACGCCGGGGTCGCGCCGGGCACGGTGATGCACGGCGTGTCGTCGTTCGTCATCAGCGGCTCGGCGGGCAACGACATGAACCAGCGGATCGAGTGGTGGATCGCGTCGGACCGCTGGCGTTCGCAGACGACCGACACCAGGACCGGCAAGGCGGTCGGCGCCAGCGTCCACGACGCGAGCGGCACGACGTGGATCCGCTACGACCCGCCGGCCGGGATCCCGAAGGTCGAGCACTTCAGGGGCAACGACTCGATCCCCGGGCCGGGCTACCCCGCGGCCTACAACAAGGAGCTGCTGGCGGGCACCGAGCAGGGCTCCGAGCAGCACCGCTACTTCACGTCGCTGCAGGCGATCGGGCCGGTGACGATCGCGGGCGTGACCGGGACCAAGTACGAGCAGCTCGTGGATGGGAAGACCGGCATCCAGGACTCGCAGGACGGGTCGCACGTGTGGATCACGCTCGAGGACGGCACGGCGCTGCCGCTGGCGCGTGAGTCGACGGCGCCGAACGGCAAGTGGGGCCAGTTCGACCAGAAGGAGGAGCTGATCTCCCGCGAGGTCGTGTCGGCCGACAGCACCGCCGGCAGCGCGGTCACGGCGCGCCTGTCGAAGGTCAGCTTCTCGAAGACGGTGAAGACCTGGAAGGCCAAGGTGGCCAAGGCGAAGCGGGCGTCGAAGAAGCACCACCGCTAGGTGCTGGGCCTGCGTTCACGCCGTGGCGCTCTCGCCGCGGTCGCGGTCTCGGCGGCGCTCTGCGCGTCGCCGGCCGTGGCCGCGGCTTCGCCGCGTTCGGCGGTCGTCTGCGTGGCGGCCGTCGGGATGTACGAGACGCCGGGCGGCGCGCGAGTCGGGGTGCTCCACAGGGGCGACCGCGTGCGCGTCGTGACGGTCGGCGCCGACGACCCGTGGTGGCGCGTGGCGGCGGCGTTCGGGACGCGCGGCTGGGTGCGCGAGTCGGCGCTGTGCGACGGCGGCGGACGGCACGGGCGATGAGCGTCGCGGCGAGGGGTTCGGCAGCGGTGCAGCGGCCGTCGGGGCGGATGAGCGACACCGAGCTGCTCGGCGCGCTGCGGCGTGGCGACGATGCGGCGTTCGAGGCGCTGTGCTCGCGGTATGAGAGCGCTCTGCGTCGCTACGCGCGCCACGTGTTGCGGGCGCGCCCGGCGGTGGTCGTCGACGACGTCGTCCAGGAGGCGCTGCTGCGTGCGCACCGGGCGCTGCGGCGCGACGACCGCCACATCGAGGTCCGGCCCTACCTGTTCCGGCTGGTCCGCAACTGCTGCCTGGACGAGCTGGCGCGGGTCCGGACCGACTCCGTCCCGCTGCACCTGCTGGTCGCGGGCGAGGAGCCGGCGGCGTCCGGGCCGTCGGTGGAGTCGGCGGCCGAGCAGCGCGACCGCGTCGCCCTGGCGTTGGGCGACCTCGCGGCGCTGCCGGAGGTCCAGCGGCACGCTCTGGTGCGGCGCGAGCTGGACGGGCTCACGCACGAGCAGGTCGCCGCCGAGCTGGGGATCACGCCGGGCGCGTCGCGCTCGCTGGTCTACCGCGCGCGTGAAGCGCTCACCCGCGCGGACGCCGCCCGCGAGGCGCGCTGCGAGGACGTGCGCTTCGCGCTGCTCAAGGCCCACGACGACAAGCGCCGCGCGCCCGTGAGCGCGCTGCGCCACGTCGCCGGCTGCGGCGCCTGCCGCGCGTTCCGGACCGAGTTGAAGCACAACCGCTCGACGCTGCGGGTGCTGGTTCCGGCGCCACTGCTGCTGCTCGGCGCCGCGGGCCTGGCGCCGGCGCTGAAGGCCGGCGTCGTCAAGCCGGTCGCGACCGGCGCGGTCGCGCTGCTCGCCGCGGGCGGCGCGGCCTACGAGCTGCACCAGCACGTCTTCGCGCCGGGCGACCCGACGCCGATCCCGCTCTCCGGCGTGGCGCTCCCCCACGGCCGCCTGGCCGCGGGCGCGCCGCTGCCCGCGCGCACCGCGCTGATCACCGCCCGGACGGCCGCGTCGGCGACGTCGGCGCAGCTGACCTGCCCCACCGGGATGCGCGTCGCCGGCCTCGTCCCCACGCCCGGCTCCCAGCGCTCGCTCGGCTTCGACCCCGCGACCGTCATCGGCGCCAGCACCTCGGCCCACGTCCTCTTCGGCCCCGGCGACGACGCCGTCGACCTCGCGATCCTCTGCCGCGTCCCGTCCTCGACCGGCTCCGTCCGCGCCAGCTCCGCCACCGCGGCCTCCCACCACCTCATCGTCCACGCCTGCCGCCGCCGCACAGCGCTCGCAACGTCACCCGGCGGCCCCACCTCCGGCACCATCACCGCCTCCGAACCCCTCTCGATCCTCTCCGGCCGCTCCGGCTGGCTCCGCGTCAAGACCGACGCCGGCCGCCGCGGCTGGATCCCCGCCCGCGTCGCCTGCTGATCAGCCCGAGCGGACGGTGCGGAAGCCGATGTGGCTGGTGCCGGTGTCGATCATCTGCGGGCGGCGCGCTGCTGGGCGGTAGCGGAGGCAGTAGCTGTCGGCGCAGAGGAACGAGCCGCCCTTGACGACCTTGCGGGGGACCGGGAACTGGGGTTGGGCCGGGTCGAGGCTGGTGGTCTCGTCGCCGCCGCGGGGGTCGTGTGGGATGCAGCAGGGTGACG is drawn from Conexibacter woesei Iso977N and contains these coding sequences:
- a CDS encoding DeoR/GlpR family DNA-binding transcription regulator, giving the protein MRETAVLPDARREAILGALARDGRVVATELAGALGVSDDTVRRDLDELAAAGRVRRVRGGALPAAATTPARLVERLGHGTPEKAAVAARAAALLSDEDVVSICGGTTALAIAQLLAVDGHARQVITTSPDVALALADAPGEVLLAGGRIEPDSRTTVGAEAVDAIRRVRAGVAVLGACSLHPAVGLTTYHAGEAEVAREQARCAGRLMVATEGSKLGSTAAHVIARADDVAQLVTESSAPEAELAALRALGVDVVIAS
- a CDS encoding MFS transporter, whose product is MSFVKPSPRAAVTTIFLLNGTLLGTWGARIPAIQDRLDTGPGGVAIALAALAAGALIAMPVAGRIVSRRGSTNVVRVAVAALGLMLVLPAAMPSLALLTLSTFALGLANGSLDVSMNVQGVEVERAAGRAIFSSMHAAFSAGGLVGAGLAALAVVADVGPVVQFAVVGVLGAAIGEWMARSLIPDAAPPETHEASASPAATSGGRWALRGLAFCCLFCEGAAMDWSAVHLRAIGAGAALAALAYGAFSVAMATGRLGGDWLNAQMGPVTLARRGGALAGVAMAVSLLVGEPAVGLLAYILVGAGLSVITPMVFRAAATGGDAGPALAAVTSTGYLGLLSGPPIIGAVASLTSVPTALTLMIVAAALVVAGAGALAPTKTTNKTPEVA
- a CDS encoding RNA polymerase sigma factor, with the protein product MSDTELLGALRRGDDAAFEALCSRYESALRRYARHVLRARPAVVVDDVVQEALLRAHRALRRDDRHIEVRPYLFRLVRNCCLDELARVRTDSVPLHLLVAGEEPAASGPSVESAAEQRDRVALALGDLAALPEVQRHALVRRELDGLTHEQVAAELGITPGASRSLVYRAREALTRADAAREARCEDVRFALLKAHDDKRRAPVSALRHVAGCGACRAFRTELKHNRSTLRVLVPAPLLLLGAAGLAPALKAGVVKPVATGAVALLAAGGAAYELHQHVFAPGDPTPIPLSGVALPHGRLAAGAPLPARTALITARTAASATSAQLTCPTGMRVAGLVPTPGSQRSLGFDPATVIGASTSAHVLFGPGDDAVDLAILCRVPSSTGSVRASSATAASHHLIVHACRRRTALATSPGGPTSGTITASEPLSILSGRSGWLRVKTDAGRRGWIPARVAC
- a CDS encoding sugar ABC transporter permease produces the protein MSTSTEPTPPSTEPTLSDAAAQKESMPTGVKDFFNRIRTGDLGSLRVLILLAIVWIIFQSQEDRFLSATNIVNLSLQITAVALISVGVVLVLLLGEIDLSVGAVSGVTSAIVAVLSVQHGWAPVPAIVAGLVVGLLIGAFQGFISTRFNIPTFVVTLAGLLGWQGLQLKVLGETGTVNLNPGLLTDLAGKFLADSTGWIVAIVCVVLFALGTLRGYQRRLASGLAAPPVALVIIRIAAVAVAAFLFVYVVNRDRGVPVAVLILLGFVSAFDFWTRRTKFGRHIYAVGGNMEAARRAGIAVFRVRVLVFSLASMMAAVGGIMAASRLLAVNQSSGGSDLLLNSIAGPVIAGTSLFGGRGNVWSALLGALVIGSISNGMDLLAYTSATKFMVTGAVLLGAVVLDSAARMGRAASGRV
- a CDS encoding SH3 domain-containing protein, coding for MLGLRSRRGALAAVAVSAALCASPAVAAASPRSAVVCVAAVGMYETPGGARVGVLHRGDRVRVVTVGADDPWWRVAAAFGTRGWVRESALCDGGGRHGR
- a CDS encoding HAD-IA family hydrolase, translated to MTALSLSPAAVLSDLDGVLVDSGDSIEVTWSTWAESVGIEPSVLLGSVHGRPARDVIAEFAPHLDVAAEDARIERMDIEGPPARLLPGARELLMGSSVVGSSFAVVTSCPPELGRVRIETAGLPIPRVFVTSDRVRAGKPDPEGYLLAARSLGVDPAACVVFEDAPAGVAAGAAAGATVVGITTTHARDELLAAGAATCAATVADALSLVAASRS